A stretch of the Marmota flaviventris isolate mMarFla1 chromosome 12, mMarFla1.hap1, whole genome shotgun sequence genome encodes the following:
- the Nek2 gene encoding serine/threonine-protein kinase Nek2, whose amino-acid sequence MPSRVEDYEVLYTIGTGSYGRCQKIRRKSDGKILVWKELDYGSMTEAEKQMLVSEVNLLRELKHPNIVRYYDRIIDRTNTTLYIVMEYCEGGDLASVITKGTKERQYLDEDFVLRVMAQLTLALKECHRRSDGGHTVLHRDLKPANVFLDGKQNVKLGDFGLARILNHDTSFAKTFVGTPYYMSPEQMNRMSYNEKSDIWSLGCLLYELCALMPPFTAFNQKELAGKIREGKFRRIPYRYSDELNDIITRMLNLKDYHRPSVEEILENPLIADLVAEEQRRHLERRGRRLGEPEKSQESTPVLSELRLKEIQLQERERALKAREERLEQKERELCVRERLAEDKLARAENLVKNYSLLKEQKFLSLASTPELLDFPSSIIKKKVHFSGESKENIMRSENSESQLTSKSKCKDLKKRLHAAQLRAQALSDIEKNYQLKSRQILGMR is encoded by the exons ATGCCGTCCCGGGTGGAGGACTACGAAGTGCTGTACACCATCGGCACGGGCTCCTATGGCCGCTGCCAAAAGATCCGGAGGAAGAGCGACGGCAAG ataTTAGTTTGGAAAGAACTTGACTATGGCTCTATGACAGAAGCTGAGAAACAGATGCTTGTTTCTGAAGTGAATTTGCTTCGTGAACTGAAACATCCAAACATTGTCCGCTATTACGATCGAATTATTGACAGAACCAATACAACGCTGTACATTGTAATGGAATATTGTGAAGGAGGGGACCTGGCTAGTGTAATTACAAAGGGAACCAAGGAAAG ACAATACTTAGATGAAGATTTTGTTCTTCGAGTGATGGCTCAGTTGACTTTAGCCTTGAAGGAGTGTCACAGACGAAGTGATGGTGGTCATACTGTGCTGCATCGGGATCTAAAACCAGCCAATGTTTTCCTGGATGGCAAGCAAAATGTCAAACTTGGAGATTTTGGGCTAGCTAGAATATTAAACCATGATACAAGTTTTGCAAAAACATTTGTTGGTACACCTTATTACATGTCTCCT GAACAAATGAATCGCATGTCCTATAATGAGAAATCAGATATATGGTCACTGGGTTGTTTGCTGTATGAATTGTGTGCATTAAT GCCTCCATTTACTGCTTTCAACCAAAAAGAACTAGCCGGGAAGATCAGAGAAGGCAAATTCAGGAGAATTCCATATCGTTATTCTGATGAATTGAATGACATTATTACGAGGATGTTAAATTTAAAG GATTACCATCGGCCTTCTGTGGAAGAAATTCTTGAGAACCCTTTGATAGCAGACTTGGTTGCAGAAGAACAAAGAAGACATCTTGAAAGGAGAGGGCGAAGATTAGGAGAGCCTGAAAAGTCGCAGGAGTCTACTCCTGTCCTGAGTGAGCTGAGACTAAAAGAAATACAGTTACAGGAGCGAGAGCGAGCCCTCAAAGCCAGAGAGGAAAGGCTGGAGC AGAAGGAACGTGAACTTTGTGTTCGGGAGAGACTAGCAGAGGACAAACTGGCTAGAGCAGAAAATCTGGTGAAGAACTACAGCTTGCTGAAGGAGCAGAAGTTCCTCTCTCTCGCGAGTACTCCAG AACTTCTTGACTTCCCATCCTCAATaattaagaagaaagttcatttcaGTGGAGAAAGTAAAGAGAACATCATGAGAAGTGAGAATTCGGAGAGTCAGCTCACCTCCAAATCCAAGTGCAAGGATCTGAAGAAAAGGCTTCATGCTGCCCAGCTGCGGGCTCAAGCTCTGtcagatattgaaaaaaattaccaaTTAAAAAGCAGACAGATCCTGGGCATGCGCTAA